The DNA window CCTCCTCGAGGAACCGGAGCGCGCCGTCGGCGTTCGGCGCCCACCCGAACGCGCCGGGAAGGAGCAGCACCGGCGCGTTCGAGGGTGACCGCGGCGGAAACCGCGCGAAGTCGACCCCGATCGGGAGCGTCTCGACCCGCGCTCCGGGCGCGAGCTTCCGCAGCGTCTCGCGTTCCGCGTCCTGGATCGCGAGCGTGAGCGCGGCCGAGCGGCAGAGCCTCGCCTCCACGCGGCGAAGGCGCCCCACCTGCGTTCGCGCGTAGATCCCGGCGAGCGCGAGCCCGCGCGCCGACGCGTAGCGCTCCATGAAGACGTGCTCCACGTTGTGCTCCCGCAGCACGAAGGGGATGCCGGGAACGGACGCGGCGTACGGCGCCATGTGGAGATGGTTCGCCATCAGGAACGCGGGCGTGAGCGCCGCGGCACGCTCGCGGAGCGCGCCATGGAACGCCCGGTCCTGGTACCGCTCCAGCGTGTACGGCCAGCGGCCCCAGAGCCCGCGCGCCGCGGCGATCGGAGCGGCAGGCGGACGGAACGGGATCCGGACCACCGTCACGCCGAGATCGCCGAAGGCGTGCGGCGCCGCGGAGTGCTCCGTTCCGGCGGGCACGAACGTGACGAGCGTCACGTCGTACTCCCGCGAGGCCGCCCACACCGTCTGCCACGACGCGATCCGCCCCCCGTCGTCGAGCGGCCAGGGGAGCCGCGGGGTCAGGATGATCGCGGCTCGCCGTGCCATGCTCGAGACCAGGCGCTCGCGCCGAAGGCCATGCCCGTGAGCGTGAAGAGGAAGTCGATCAGCTCCTCGTCGCC is part of the Candidatus Eisenbacteria bacterium genome and encodes:
- a CDS encoding glycosyltransferase, giving the protein MARRAAIILTPRLPWPLDDGGRIASWQTVWAASREYDVTLVTFVPAGTEHSAAPHAFGDLGVTVVRIPFRPPAAPIAAARGLWGRWPYTLERYQDRAFHGALRERAAALTPAFLMANHLHMAPYAASVPGIPFVLREHNVEHVFMERYASARGLALAGIYARTQVGRLRRVEARLCRSAALTLAIQDAERETLRKLAPGARVETLPIGVDFARFPPRSPSNAPVLLLPGAFGWAPNADGALRFLEEGWPRLRAAVPGVRLRIAGKEPPPALLLTARRLDVELV